The genomic segment AAATCACTAGAACAGCAATAGATGGAATCTTCTCTACCAGTAGTGGAATGTTTTCATTCTCTACAAGGAGAAGGAGAACATGCAGGTAGAAGCGCTTACTTCATCAGATTAGCTAGTTGTAAAGTTGGATGTCCTTGGTGTGATACAAAAGATTCGTGGAATTCAGAACTTCATCCACAACAAAGCTTGATAGATTTATCAACTCAAACAGCCAAAGCCCAAGAAGAAGGTGCAGCCTTTGTTGTAATCACGGGAGGTGAGCCACTACATCATAATTTAGATGATCTCTGTAAAGAAATTAGAAAATCTACACTCAATCTAGAGAAAAAATCTATTCCAATTCATCTCGAAACTAGTGGAGTAGATATGCTCAGTGGCAAGCCAGATTGGATAACATTATCTCCTAAACGGCATTCTCCTCCACGCCTTGATAATCTCTTATCTTGCCAAGAATTAAAAGTTGTTATCCAGAATGCTGAAGATTTACTTTTTGCTAAAACAATGGCTGATTCAATAAAAAATAATGGAAAAATTAAACCTCAATTATTTTTGCAAGCAGGATGGGAAAATGAAGAAGGACAAACACTTGCAATCAAGTTTGTCAAAAATAATCCGGA from the Prochlorococcus marinus str. NATL2A genome contains:
- a CDS encoding 7-carboxy-7-deazaguanine synthase QueE: MESSLPVVECFHSLQGEGEHAGRSAYFIRLASCKVGCPWCDTKDSWNSELHPQQSLIDLSTQTAKAQEEGAAFVVITGGEPLHHNLDDLCKEIRKSTLNLEKKSIPIHLETSGVDMLSGKPDWITLSPKRHSPPRLDNLLSCQELKVVIQNAEDLLFAKTMADSIKNNGKIKPQLFLQAGWENEEGQTLAIKFVKNNPDWRLSMQTHKWLGVL